A section of the Candidatus Aegiribacteria sp. genome encodes:
- a CDS encoding (2Fe-2S)-binding protein, whose translation MADREMITIEINGKSISVEKDTTILEAAQSIDVYIPALCNSELVEPYAACRLCIVEVDDGRKTKLVTSCNYPVRIPIKVYTSSEKVLRNRKITLEMMLSRWPNVQVIKDLAKNAGIKKARYQHPAVDLNPNACILCGLCMRICEQGIWENIINFTNRGADRAVRMPYDSEQPHCVGCGACAEICPTGAITMADDPNQPFDAEMIRKAGMRITKEMIKYDEEQCDMRGVGTAHLVEIMDAYDLLPVMNYRYGKHEDTPKISSDIFRKYFTKGKPDGCWLGCTMACAKAIEDFELKTGPYKGQKVLVDGPEYETLGGSSNMGIFDPYFVA comes from the coding sequence ATGGCTGACAGAGAAATGATAACAATCGAAATAAATGGAAAATCAATCTCGGTTGAGAAAGATACAACTATTCTGGAAGCAGCTCAAAGTATCGATGTATACATTCCTGCCCTCTGCAACAGCGAACTGGTAGAGCCGTATGCAGCATGCAGGCTCTGCATTGTGGAAGTTGATGACGGAAGAAAAACGAAGCTTGTTACTTCGTGTAATTATCCTGTTAGAATACCAATCAAAGTTTACACCTCTTCTGAAAAAGTGCTCAGGAACAGGAAAATCACTCTGGAGATGATGCTCTCCAGGTGGCCCAACGTACAGGTAATCAAAGATCTTGCGAAGAATGCCGGGATTAAGAAAGCCCGCTATCAACACCCCGCCGTCGATCTGAATCCCAATGCCTGCATTCTGTGCGGCCTCTGCATGAGAATCTGCGAGCAGGGAATCTGGGAAAATATCATTAACTTCACGAACAGGGGCGCTGATAGGGCAGTTCGAATGCCCTACGATTCCGAGCAACCTCACTGCGTTGGATGCGGAGCCTGCGCTGAAATATGCCCCACCGGGGCAATAACAATGGCGGACGACCCCAATCAGCCCTTCGATGCCGAAATGATAAGAAAAGCCGGCATGAGGATAACTAAGGAAATGATAAAGTATGACGAGGAGCAGTGCGACATGCGGGGAGTGGGAACCGCCCACCTCGTTGAGATAATGGATGCTTACGATCTCCTCCCTGTTATGAACTACCGCTATGGAAAGCATGAAGACACTCCGAAAATCAGCTCCGATATCTTCAGAAAATACTTTACAAAAGGCAAACCTGATGGATGCTGGCTCGGATGCACTATGGCCTGTGCCAAGGCTATCGAGGACTTTGAACTGAAGACCGGTCCCTACAAGGGGCAGAAAGTTCTTGTGGACGGCCCGGAGTATGAAACACTTGGCGGTTCATCCAATATGGGAATCTTCGATCCTTATTTCGTTGCCG